A region from the Natronomonas salsuginis genome encodes:
- the ndk gene encoding nucleoside-diphosphate kinase, with amino-acid sequence MADADRTFVMVKPDGVQRGLIGDIVSRFEDRGLKLVAGKFMQIDDALAREHYAEHVDKPFFDDLADFITSGPVFAMVWEGQDAVAQVRTMMGETDPADSAPGTIRGDFGLDLGRNVIHGSDTEEGSAEREIGLFFDDEELLDYERIDEPWLYE; translated from the coding sequence ATGGCCGACGCCGACCGAACCTTCGTCATGGTCAAGCCCGACGGCGTCCAGCGCGGACTCATCGGGGACATCGTCTCGCGGTTCGAGGACCGCGGACTGAAACTTGTCGCCGGCAAGTTCATGCAGATCGACGACGCGCTCGCGCGCGAGCACTACGCCGAGCACGTCGACAAGCCGTTCTTCGATGACCTCGCCGACTTCATCACGTCTGGCCCGGTCTTCGCGATGGTCTGGGAGGGCCAAGACGCCGTCGCGCAGGTCCGCACGATGATGGGCGAAACGGACCCTGCCGACTCCGCACCGGGGACGATCCGGGGCGACTTCGGGCTCGACCTCGGTCGGAACGTCATCCACGGTTCGGACACCGAGGAGGGCTCCGCCGAGCGCGAGATCGGGCTGTTCTTCGACGACGAGGAACTGCTTGACTACGAGCGAATCGACGAACCCTGGCTGTACGAGTAA
- a CDS encoding methionine synthase produces MSRELPNTREQFRPADHPTEHFLLTTVVGSYPKPKWLNRAKELAEEDSREFDDGDLEEAMDDAARLITEEHVRAGLDAIVDGEMRRNEMVEYFAHRIEGYEFNGPVKVWGHNYFDKPSVADEVEYAEPWLVDEFDFTSGVTDRPVKVPITGPYTLASWSFNEHYDSEEELAYELAGLVNEEIEALVAAGARYIQIDEPALATTPDDHAIVGECLEHIADGVPEDVRLGLHVCYGDYSRIYPEILDMPVHEYDLELANGDYEQLDVFKSPTFDKDLALGVVDVHTTEVETVEEIRENIVKGFEIVPPEQLTVSPDCGVKLLPRGVAYQKMENMVTAAREVEAELDAGEITVGYAGE; encoded by the coding sequence ATGAGCCGCGAACTCCCAAACACCCGCGAACAGTTCCGCCCGGCAGACCACCCCACGGAGCACTTCCTGTTGACGACCGTCGTCGGCTCCTACCCCAAACCGAAGTGGCTCAACCGCGCGAAGGAACTCGCCGAGGAGGACTCCCGCGAGTTCGACGACGGTGACCTTGAGGAGGCAATGGACGACGCTGCGCGGCTCATCACCGAAGAACACGTCCGCGCCGGCCTCGACGCCATCGTCGACGGCGAGATGCGACGCAACGAGATGGTCGAGTACTTCGCCCACCGGATCGAGGGCTACGAGTTCAACGGCCCGGTCAAGGTCTGGGGGCACAACTACTTCGACAAACCGTCCGTGGCCGACGAGGTCGAATACGCCGAGCCGTGGCTCGTCGACGAGTTCGATTTCACGTCGGGCGTCACGGACCGTCCGGTGAAGGTGCCGATCACCGGCCCGTACACGCTCGCGTCGTGGTCGTTCAACGAGCACTACGACAGCGAGGAGGAACTCGCCTACGAACTCGCCGGACTAGTCAACGAGGAGATCGAAGCCCTCGTCGCCGCGGGCGCACGCTACATCCAGATCGACGAACCCGCCCTCGCGACCACACCCGACGATCACGCCATCGTCGGCGAGTGTCTCGAACACATCGCCGACGGGGTCCCCGAGGACGTCCGACTCGGGCTGCACGTCTGTTACGGCGACTACTCGCGGATCTATCCGGAGATCCTCGACATGCCGGTCCACGAGTACGACCTGGAGCTCGCCAACGGCGACTACGAGCAGCTGGACGTGTTCAAATCGCCGACGTTCGATAAGGACCTCGCGTTGGGCGTCGTCGACGTGCACACGACGGAGGTCGAGACCGTCGAGGAGATCAGAGAGAACATCGTGAAGGGCTTCGAGATCGTCCCGCCGGAGCAACTCACCGTCTCGCCCGACTGCGGCGTGAAACTGCTGCCCCGAGGGGTCGCCTATCAGAAGATGGAGAACATGGTCACGGCGGCCCGGGAGGTCGAAGCGGAACTCGACGCGGGCGAGATCACCGTCGGCTACGCCGGCGAGTGA
- a CDS encoding 5-methyltetrahydropteroyltriglutamate--homocysteine methyltransferase: protein MTEIRSTTPGLYPLPDWAKDDLSDLKGHQKNDLISGDETGEIADAYDRARTEVVGRQLEAGLDLIVEGQLRWDDMLAHPLCVHDNVETRGIVRYYDNNNFYREPVVRGDLTPDGDVTAELDAASEVSQAVLPGPYSLAELATDEYYGDGTAFLDAIAEFLAAEVDAFPVVETLFLLEPSLVTDAPADGEDERVSEAIDTVAAAADADVVVHTYWGSIPEKPYAHLMDADIDAVGFDFVSDHEGSLYNIQEYGTKDDVALGVVDGQNTLVESPEEIAERIEWVESQLPVAEFDTIYATSNTELFYLPTNKAEAKLDALAAAPAEVPR from the coding sequence ATGACGGAGATACGCTCCACGACACCCGGGCTGTATCCACTGCCTGACTGGGCGAAGGACGACCTCTCGGATCTCAAGGGTCACCAGAAGAACGACCTGATATCCGGCGACGAGACGGGCGAAATCGCCGACGCCTACGACCGCGCGCGAACCGAAGTCGTCGGTCGGCAACTCGAAGCCGGGCTGGATCTGATCGTCGAGGGGCAGCTCCGGTGGGACGACATGCTCGCGCACCCGCTTTGCGTTCACGACAACGTCGAGACGCGGGGAATCGTTCGGTACTACGATAACAACAACTTCTACCGCGAGCCGGTGGTTCGGGGCGACCTGACGCCGGACGGTGACGTGACGGCCGAACTCGACGCCGCCTCGGAGGTGTCACAGGCCGTCCTCCCCGGCCCCTACTCGCTCGCCGAACTCGCGACCGACGAGTACTACGGCGACGGGACGGCGTTTCTCGACGCGATTGCCGAGTTCCTGGCCGCGGAGGTCGACGCGTTCCCCGTGGTCGAGACGCTGTTCCTCCTCGAACCGTCGCTCGTCACGGACGCTCCGGCGGACGGCGAGGACGAGCGCGTGAGCGAAGCGATAGACACCGTCGCGGCCGCGGCCGACGCCGACGTGGTCGTCCACACCTACTGGGGCTCGATTCCGGAGAAGCCATACGCACACCTCATGGACGCCGACATCGACGCCGTCGGGTTCGATTTCGTCTCCGATCACGAGGGAAGCCTCTACAACATTCAGGAGTACGGCACGAAAGACGACGTGGCCCTCGGGGTGGTCGACGGACAGAACACGCTCGTCGAGAGTCCCGAGGAGATCGCAGAGCGGATCGAGTGGGTCGAATCGCAGCTCCCGGTCGCGGAGTTCGATACAATCTACGCGACCTCGAACACCGAACTGTTCTATCTGCCGACGAACAAAGCCGAGGCGAAACTGGATGCGCTCGCCGCCGCACCCGCGGAGGTTCCCCGATGA
- a CDS encoding HemK2/MTQ2 family protein methyltransferase produces MKLADERGMTTVYEPAEDSRLLADAVLDRIDGGRVLEVGVGSGYVAARVDSETHADVVGCDINPAACARAKGEGIEIVRSNLTDPFAADSFDAVVFNPPYLPTPPDEEWDDPLEYALSGGEDGRRVVRPFLADVGRILRPTGRCYLLVSTLTDIEAVVELAETAGLAAEQIAEESFPFERLVVLKITQKNT; encoded by the coding sequence ATGAAGTTAGCCGACGAGCGCGGGATGACGACGGTGTACGAACCGGCGGAGGATTCGCGGCTCCTCGCCGACGCGGTGCTCGATCGCATCGACGGCGGGCGGGTGCTCGAAGTCGGCGTCGGCTCCGGATACGTCGCCGCGCGGGTCGACTCGGAGACCCACGCCGACGTGGTCGGCTGCGACATCAACCCGGCGGCGTGTGCGCGAGCGAAGGGGGAGGGGATTGAAATTGTGCGGTCGAACCTGACCGATCCGTTCGCGGCCGACAGCTTCGACGCGGTGGTGTTCAACCCGCCGTATCTGCCGACCCCGCCCGACGAGGAGTGGGACGATCCCCTCGAATACGCGCTCTCGGGCGGCGAGGACGGCCGCCGGGTCGTTCGCCCGTTTCTCGCCGACGTCGGTCGGATACTGCGACCGACCGGTCGATGTTATCTGCTCGTCTCCACGCTGACCGACATCGAGGCTGTCGTCGAACTCGCCGAAACGGCCGGCCTCGCTGCCGAGCAGATCGCCGAAGAATCGTTCCCCTTCGAGCGGCTCGTCGTTCTCAAAATTACTCAGAAGAATACCTGA